A genomic segment from Actinoplanes sichuanensis encodes:
- a CDS encoding snapalysin family zinc-dependent metalloprotease, translated as MLIRKIAAAVFAILALGGVQAVTAAPATAAPRILYYDASQAQEFKAVVDQGAQIWNNSVTNVRLLPVTSGRTPNIRIYADNGWPRTYSSSLGNGYWYMGRQAVNQGYNPPRISAHEFGHILGLPDRRTGLCADLMSGSSAPVSCTNANPNATEARTVNNNFASAAMAVPSKVYAWQ; from the coding sequence ATGCTGATCCGCAAGATCGCGGCAGCCGTCTTCGCGATCCTCGCCCTCGGCGGCGTCCAGGCGGTCACCGCCGCCCCCGCCACCGCGGCGCCCCGCATCCTGTACTACGACGCCAGCCAGGCCCAGGAGTTCAAGGCCGTCGTCGACCAGGGCGCCCAGATTTGGAACAACAGCGTCACCAACGTTCGCCTGCTCCCGGTGACCTCCGGCCGCACGCCGAACATCCGGATCTACGCCGACAACGGCTGGCCGCGCACCTACTCCAGCTCGCTCGGCAACGGCTACTGGTACATGGGCCGCCAGGCGGTCAACCAGGGCTACAACCCGCCGCGGATCTCGGCCCACGAGTTCGGTCACATCCTCGGCCTGCCGGACCGGCGGACCGGGCTGTGCGCCGACCTGATGTCCGGCAGCAGCGCCCCGGTGAGCTGCACCAACGCCAACCCGAACGCCACCGAAGCGCGCACCGTCAACAACAACTTCGCGAGCGCCGCGATGGCCGTACCGTCGAAGGTCTATGCCTGGCAGTAG
- a CDS encoding DUF3455 domain-containing protein has product MLTTRSRISAVAVAAAIGVATVASPALAGVHNDSVETGARQIGVPLIAKEIRPPAGSKLVGAYIVVSGTQTYTCAVPAGATTGVFTGTPSVPEAQLIGTGGRIHHFGGPSWQSLRDGSLVTASRVNGSNVEGAIPELLLKVETHSGKGVLSRADFINRLRTSGGVAPSGSCVAGEKASVPYGSIYVFWDAPGV; this is encoded by the coding sequence ATGCTCACCACCCGTTCCCGGATCAGTGCTGTCGCGGTCGCCGCGGCGATCGGTGTCGCCACCGTCGCCAGCCCGGCGCTGGCCGGAGTGCACAACGACAGTGTCGAGACCGGTGCCCGCCAGATCGGGGTGCCGCTGATCGCCAAGGAGATCCGGCCGCCGGCCGGGTCCAAGCTGGTCGGCGCGTACATCGTCGTCAGCGGCACCCAGACCTACACCTGTGCGGTGCCGGCCGGCGCGACGACAGGCGTGTTCACCGGCACCCCGTCGGTGCCGGAGGCCCAGCTCATCGGCACCGGCGGGCGCATCCACCACTTCGGCGGGCCGAGCTGGCAGTCGCTGCGGGACGGCTCGCTGGTCACCGCGTCCCGGGTGAACGGGTCGAATGTCGAGGGCGCGATCCCGGAGCTGCTGCTCAAGGTCGAGACCCACTCCGGCAAGGGCGTTCTCAGCCGGGCCGACTTCATCAACCGGCTGCGCACGTCCGGTGGGGTCGCCCCGTCCGGCAGCTGCGTCGCCGGGGAGAAGGCGTCCGTACCGTACGGCTCGATCTATGTCTTCTGGGACGCTCCCGGCGTCTAG